In a single window of the Flavobacterium sp. W4I14 genome:
- a CDS encoding hypothetical protein (product_source=Hypo-rule applied; cath_funfam=3.40.50.1820; superfamily=53474): MIDVIRNVIANRIQCCREVLIKGTRPPLEGAGGGFLRSGYLVAIILFAFNHLCAQTQNTDNLYKKPLVEVLKEIQTRFKVQIKYSEPQVKDKWVNYAEWRFRANVDETLANVLAPLDMKVNKEKPGVYKLKEYEYYRWEVQDGWAYLDSLATKYHDRASWEKRKAQIKPELYQALLLSPLPAKPNSKPIITTKRIFDGYSVENIALEILPGVWINGSLYKPLNFKGKIPLILSPDGHWEKQRFRPDCQIRCAMIARMGAMAFSYDLFAWGESMLQFKYEDHRKSLAQTVQALGGIRILDYFSGLKETDTARIGISGGSGAGSHSILMTAMDDRIKLSAPVVAMSSYFYGGCPCESGMPIHQCGGGTDNVELAAMAAPRPQLLVSDGSDWTAHTPEHDFPYLQKMYSYYGVKDKVENVHLPDEKHDFGINKRMALYDFLIKNFKLNGAAVKAKTGKYDEGKVTIEKENALYVFGDKGEKLPKNAVMGFENLEKLFPLGTSK, encoded by the coding sequence ATGATAGATGTAATTAGAAACGTCATTGCAAACAGAATACAGTGCTGCCGAGAAGTCTTAATTAAAGGAACTCGTCCCCCTTTGGAGGGGGCAGGGGGAGGATTTTTGAGAAGCGGGTATTTAGTAGCCATTATTTTATTTGCATTTAATCATCTCTGCGCCCAAACCCAAAATACCGACAACCTCTATAAAAAGCCGCTTGTTGAAGTTTTGAAAGAGATTCAAACACGCTTCAAAGTACAGATCAAATATTCAGAACCACAGGTAAAAGATAAATGGGTGAACTATGCAGAATGGCGTTTCCGTGCAAACGTTGATGAAACTCTTGCAAACGTACTCGCTCCCTTGGATATGAAAGTAAACAAAGAAAAGCCAGGTGTTTACAAATTGAAAGAATATGAATATTACCGTTGGGAAGTTCAGGATGGATGGGCCTACCTGGATAGTTTGGCAACAAAATACCACGATCGGGCCAGTTGGGAAAAACGTAAGGCACAAATAAAGCCCGAATTATACCAGGCCTTATTGTTATCGCCATTGCCTGCCAAACCAAATTCAAAACCGATTATCACAACGAAAAGAATTTTTGACGGTTACTCTGTAGAAAACATCGCACTAGAGATTTTACCTGGGGTTTGGATTAATGGTTCACTATATAAACCGTTAAATTTTAAAGGAAAAATCCCATTGATTTTAAGTCCGGACGGACACTGGGAAAAACAACGTTTTAGACCCGATTGCCAGATCCGCTGTGCAATGATTGCCAGAATGGGTGCCATGGCTTTTAGCTACGATTTATTTGCCTGGGGCGAATCGATGCTCCAGTTTAAATATGAAGATCATCGTAAAAGCTTGGCGCAAACCGTTCAGGCTTTGGGAGGAATCAGGATTTTAGATTACTTCAGTGGGTTAAAAGAAACCGATACAGCCAGAATTGGCATCAGTGGAGGTTCAGGTGCTGGAAGCCATTCTATTTTAATGACCGCCATGGATGATAGGATTAAATTAAGTGCGCCCGTAGTGGCGATGTCGTCTTACTTTTATGGTGGCTGCCCTTGCGAAAGCGGAATGCCAATCCATCAATGTGGTGGCGGAACTGATAATGTAGAACTGGCTGCAATGGCAGCACCTCGGCCCCAGTTATTGGTGTCAGATGGTAGCGACTGGACGGCACATACACCCGAACACGATTTTCCTTACTTACAAAAAATGTACAGTTATTATGGTGTGAAAGATAAGGTTGAGAATGTTCACCTTCCGGATGAAAAACATGATTTCGGCATTAATAAGCGTATGGCACTTTACGATTTCCTGATCAAAAACTTCAAGCTAAATGGTGCTGCAGTTAAAGCTAAAACAGGTAAATACGATGAAGGTAAAGTAACCATCGAAAAGGAAAATGCCCTCTATGTTTTTGGCGATAAAGGCGAAAAATTACCTAAAAATGCAGTGATGGGATTTGAAAATCTGGAAAAATTATTCCCGTTAGGCACAAGCAAATAG
- a CDS encoding putative neuraminidase (product_source=COG4692; cath_funfam=2.130.10.10; cleavage_site_network=SignalP-TM; cog=COG4692; pfam=PF13088; superfamily=50939): MLKRKIYITLGLVFAITVYANAQVEKWQTGIVKQEFLYDKAPFPSCHSATIAETPTGLVASFFGGTKERNPDVEIYISRFVDGKWLAPVSAANGIQPNGKRLPTWNPVLYQVPGGDLLLFYKIGPKPSEWWGMMSTSKDGGKTWSDATKLPDGYIGPVKNKPVLLSNGNLFAPSSKEGDGWKIHFEVTKDNGKTWRTVGPLPENGIKAIQPSILQHGNGKLQLLARTANRAIVESWSEDNGETWSALTKTSLPNNNSGTDAVTMKDGRQVLVYNHVLPPGDLAKGPRTPLNVSVSKDGKKWSAALILEDSPISQYSYPAVIQTADGMLHFIYTWRREKIKHVVVDPSKLKLKKIKNGIWPKLKGYMAPVITETKNEEG, translated from the coding sequence ATGTTAAAAAGAAAAATATACATCACACTAGGTCTCGTTTTCGCAATCACCGTTTATGCCAATGCCCAGGTAGAAAAATGGCAAACTGGAATTGTAAAACAAGAATTTCTTTACGATAAAGCACCATTCCCATCGTGCCACTCTGCAACAATAGCAGAAACACCAACAGGTTTAGTAGCCTCATTTTTTGGAGGAACCAAAGAACGAAATCCAGACGTAGAAATCTACATCAGCCGTTTTGTTGATGGAAAATGGCTGGCACCGGTTTCGGCTGCTAACGGCATCCAACCTAATGGTAAAAGATTACCCACCTGGAATCCCGTTTTATATCAGGTTCCTGGTGGAGATTTACTGTTGTTTTACAAAATCGGGCCAAAACCCTCAGAATGGTGGGGCATGATGAGTACTTCAAAAGATGGCGGTAAAACCTGGTCGGATGCTACAAAATTACCCGATGGTTATATCGGCCCTGTAAAAAACAAACCAGTTTTGCTAAGCAATGGAAACCTTTTCGCACCATCAAGCAAAGAAGGCGACGGTTGGAAAATCCACTTCGAGGTAACCAAGGATAACGGTAAAACCTGGAGAACCGTAGGACCATTGCCTGAAAATGGAATTAAAGCCATTCAACCAAGCATTTTACAACATGGAAATGGGAAATTGCAGCTATTAGCAAGAACAGCAAATCGTGCCATTGTAGAATCCTGGTCTGAAGATAATGGCGAAACCTGGTCGGCATTAACCAAAACATCATTACCCAATAACAATTCAGGTACAGACGCGGTAACCATGAAAGATGGCCGCCAGGTATTGGTGTACAACCATGTTTTGCCTCCGGGCGATTTAGCCAAAGGGCCACGTACTCCATTAAATGTTTCGGTTTCTAAAGACGGAAAAAAATGGTCGGCCGCATTGATTTTGGAAGATTCACCCATCAGTCAGTATTCTTATCCTGCAGTGATTCAAACTGCTGATGGCATGTTACATTTCATTTATACCTGGAGAAGAGAGAAAATTAAACATGTTGTGGTTGACCCTTCAAAGTTGAAATTAAAGAAAATCAAAAATGGCATCTGGCCGAAACTGAAAGGTTATATGGCTCCGGTAATTACTGAAACTAAAAATGAGGAGGGTTAA
- a CDS encoding Na+-transporting methylmalonyl-CoA/oxaloacetate decarboxylase gamma subunit (product_source=COG3630; cleavage_site_network=SignalP-noTM; cog=COG3630; pfam=PF12875): MRKFFKPFMLLTLLITSVNAFSQTKDIVVPEEILTKAKEWTSALNLSDATKKSAVENVIAVHLTTIRDWHNDHPSSTVPDGINPVTGNKLSDLDKQIIADSAMPSTVHQALMDGLKKNLTPEQVETILDKYTIGKVEFTMKGYKAIVPDLTADEEAKILAFLKQAREQAVDYKNMKQISAIFEIYKTKSEQMLNNNGRSWRALYSAYTKKIKEEKAAKQKQ; encoded by the coding sequence ATGAGAAAGTTTTTTAAACCATTTATGCTACTCACCTTACTGATCACCTCAGTAAATGCATTCAGCCAAACCAAAGATATTGTTGTGCCGGAAGAAATCCTGACAAAGGCAAAAGAATGGACTTCTGCACTAAATTTAAGCGACGCAACAAAAAAATCCGCTGTCGAAAATGTAATTGCGGTTCATTTAACAACCATTAGAGACTGGCATAACGATCATCCATCATCAACCGTTCCTGACGGGATAAATCCGGTTACGGGCAATAAACTAAGTGATTTAGACAAACAGATCATTGCCGATTCTGCCATGCCATCAACTGTTCACCAGGCTTTAATGGATGGATTGAAAAAGAATTTAACACCAGAGCAGGTAGAAACCATTTTAGACAAATACACCATTGGAAAGGTTGAATTCACGATGAAAGGTTACAAAGCAATTGTTCCTGATTTAACCGCCGATGAGGAAGCCAAGATTTTGGCTTTTTTGAAGCAAGCCAGGGAACAAGCTGTCGATTATAAAAACATGAAGCAGATTTCGGCCATTTTCGAGATTTACAAAACCAAATCAGAGCAGATGTTGAATAATAATGGTCGCAGCTGGAGAGCGCTTTATAGTGCTTACACTAAAAAGATAAAGGAAGAGAAAGCAGCAAAACAAAAGCAGTAG
- a CDS encoding hypothetical protein (product_source=Hypo-rule applied), with the protein MNLVLAIMLLWWSGNKIMVRGDTNHGEKGLLYISLGLCLHESK; encoded by the coding sequence ATGAACTTGGTTCTGGCGATTATGCTTTTGTGGTGGAGCGGAAATAAAATAATGGTTCGTGGTGACACGAACCATGGCGAGAAAGGATTACTGTATATAAGCCTCGGTTTGTGTCTTCACGAATCGAAATAA
- a CDS encoding alpha-L-rhamnosidase (product_source=KO:K05989; ko=KO:K05989; pfam=PF05592,PF08531,PF17389,PF17390; superfamily=118310,48208,49785), with amino-acid sequence MIFQVDRFNRKGKKNSPLITGIYADRVIGLRKSSKSAGANKCLTAKKKEIIKEVKNQCNQLICEIHNLCNQPRSVMNIKIYIAIISIWFLSFSKVIAQISLQNTTCEMLENPLGIDVLKPRLAWHIISNERNVMQTAYQILVSSSPGKLSANDGDLWDSGKINSPESIHIAYNGKVLKSRMKAYWKVKVWTNVGQSKWSANNYFSMGLLYYKDWPKGWIGFDRAFPWDNIKTDSRLSARYFRKEFQSTKEIKSATASIIGLGLYELFINGKKVGNDVLSPSPTDYTKNVKYNTYDVTSYLQNGKNAVGTILGNGRFFAMRQNEKPYKIKTFGFPKMLMNINIVYTDGSTANIDTDDSWKGTTDGPIRTNNEYDGEEYDATKEALGWNKVGFDDSKWAKAEFVQEPTGTIEAQMNENMKVMNTIKPVSITKLSGGRYILDMGQNMVGWLQIKVKGLKGKQIKMRFAESLQDNGELFTANLRNAKCTDLYTLKGGELETWEPTFAYRGFRYVELSGYSYQPSMNDFLGKMIYDNIKTVGTFETSDALTNQIFKNAWWGIAGSYKGIPVDCPQRNERMPWLGDRGAVAYGESFLFDNGRFYAKWLQDIRNSQKEDGAIPDVAPAFWRYYSDNMTWPGAMLLVTEMLYKQTGDVSAVRNNYPAMKKWLGYMQNRYMKDYILTKDSYGDWCMPPITIEFGRGKSADKKYPSELISTAYYYHFTQLMIQFAKVSGNDEDVKAYELLGNKIKDAFNQKYYNDKGYYASNALTDNIIPLYFGMVPQNKIDQVFKNITYTVEVTNKGHLSNGLVGIQWLMRCLNDYGRPDLAYTVATQKSYPSWGYMVDNGATTIWELWNGNTADPKMNSQNHVMMLGDLLIWYYENLAGIKSEEAAFKKIIMKPEMINSLNSVNANYNSVYGLIKSSYNKTVHQFNWNITIPANTSALVYIPANNKNEVSEKIKSIKDLKFVKMEHNSAVYELGSGDYAFVVERK; translated from the coding sequence TTGATTTTTCAGGTAGATAGGTTTAACCGCAAAGGAAAGAAGAATAGCCCGCTGATCACGGGGATTTACGCAGATAGAGTTATTGGTCTGCGTAAATCTTCGAAATCAGCGGGAGCAAATAAATGTTTAACTGCAAAGAAGAAAGAAATAATTAAAGAAGTAAAAAATCAGTGTAATCAATTAATCTGTGAAATCCATAATCTGTGTAATCAACCGCGAAGCGTAATGAACATTAAAATCTACATAGCGATCATCAGCATTTGGTTCCTATCCTTTTCAAAAGTGATAGCGCAAATCTCGTTGCAAAATACCACTTGCGAAATGCTCGAGAATCCTTTAGGTATTGATGTCTTGAAACCCCGGTTGGCATGGCATATCATCTCAAATGAAAGAAATGTAATGCAAACGGCTTATCAGATTTTGGTGTCTTCTTCGCCTGGGAAATTAAGTGCCAATGATGGGGATTTGTGGGATTCAGGAAAGATTAACTCACCAGAATCTATTCACATAGCTTACAACGGAAAAGTGCTTAAAAGCCGGATGAAAGCCTATTGGAAAGTTAAAGTGTGGACCAATGTTGGGCAAAGCAAATGGTCTGCTAACAACTATTTTTCGATGGGTTTGCTGTACTACAAAGATTGGCCAAAAGGCTGGATTGGTTTTGACAGGGCTTTTCCATGGGATAACATTAAAACGGATTCGCGTTTATCAGCCAGGTATTTCAGAAAGGAGTTTCAGAGTACGAAAGAAATCAAGTCTGCTACGGCATCAATCATTGGTTTAGGTTTATATGAGTTGTTTATCAACGGCAAAAAAGTTGGAAATGATGTTTTATCTCCATCACCTACAGATTATACCAAAAACGTAAAATATAACACTTACGATGTAACCAGTTACCTTCAGAATGGTAAAAATGCAGTTGGCACGATACTCGGAAACGGGCGTTTCTTCGCCATGCGCCAAAATGAAAAACCCTATAAAATCAAAACATTTGGTTTTCCGAAAATGCTGATGAACATCAACATTGTTTACACCGATGGATCAACAGCAAATATTGATACCGACGATAGCTGGAAAGGCACAACGGACGGACCTATCAGAACCAATAACGAATATGATGGGGAAGAATACGATGCTACAAAAGAAGCTCTAGGCTGGAATAAGGTAGGTTTTGACGATAGCAAGTGGGCAAAAGCCGAATTTGTACAAGAACCAACAGGAACCATTGAAGCCCAGATGAATGAAAACATGAAAGTGATGAATACAATAAAGCCCGTTTCAATCACTAAACTTTCTGGTGGCCGGTATATTTTGGATATGGGTCAAAATATGGTGGGTTGGTTGCAGATCAAGGTAAAAGGTTTAAAGGGCAAACAAATCAAAATGCGTTTTGCAGAATCATTACAAGATAATGGCGAACTCTTTACAGCTAACCTTCGCAATGCGAAATGTACCGATTTATACACTTTAAAAGGAGGAGAGTTAGAAACCTGGGAGCCTACCTTTGCTTACCGCGGATTTAGATACGTAGAGCTTTCAGGATATAGTTACCAACCATCGATGAATGATTTTCTTGGCAAAATGATTTATGATAACATTAAAACGGTTGGAACTTTCGAAACTTCAGATGCTTTAACCAATCAGATCTTCAAAAATGCATGGTGGGGAATTGCCGGAAGTTATAAGGGGATTCCGGTTGATTGCCCTCAACGCAACGAGCGGATGCCTTGGCTTGGAGATAGGGGCGCTGTAGCTTATGGAGAAAGTTTTCTTTTTGATAACGGACGTTTCTATGCCAAATGGTTACAGGACATCAGAAATTCGCAGAAAGAGGATGGCGCTATTCCTGATGTGGCACCTGCTTTCTGGAGGTATTACAGCGATAACATGACCTGGCCAGGAGCAATGCTTCTGGTGACCGAAATGCTTTACAAACAAACCGGCGATGTTTCAGCTGTTCGGAATAATTATCCGGCAATGAAAAAGTGGTTGGGTTACATGCAAAACCGCTATATGAAAGATTACATTTTGACTAAAGATAGTTACGGCGATTGGTGTATGCCACCCATTACCATCGAGTTTGGCCGTGGTAAAAGTGCAGACAAGAAATATCCTTCTGAATTAATCTCAACAGCATATTATTATCATTTCACACAGTTAATGATACAATTCGCTAAGGTAAGCGGCAACGATGAAGATGTAAAAGCATATGAACTTTTGGGGAATAAAATCAAAGATGCTTTTAATCAAAAATATTATAACGATAAAGGTTATTATGCTTCTAATGCCTTAACAGATAACATCATTCCGCTTTATTTCGGAATGGTTCCACAGAATAAAATAGATCAGGTTTTTAAGAATATCACTTATACTGTTGAAGTGACGAATAAAGGCCATTTAAGCAATGGTTTGGTCGGAATCCAATGGTTAATGCGTTGCCTGAATGATTATGGCAGACCTGATCTGGCTTATACTGTAGCTACGCAAAAATCTTATCCTAGCTGGGGTTACATGGTTGATAACGGTGCAACCACCATTTGGGAATTATGGAATGGCAATACGGCCGATCCGAAAATGAATTCGCAGAACCATGTGATGATGCTAGGCGATCTGCTGATCTGGTATTATGAGAATCTGGCTGGTATAAAATCTGAGGAGGCTGCTTTTAAAAAGATCATCATGAAACCTGAAATGATCAATAGTTTAAACTCGGTAAATGCCAATTACAATTCGGTTTATGGGTTAATAAAAAGCAGTTATAACAAAACGGTTCACCAGTTTAACTGGAACATTACCATCCCGGCAAATACATCGGCGTTGGTTTATATTCCTGCAAATAATAAAAATGAAGTTTCAGAAAAAATTAAGTCTATAAAGGATTTAAAATTTGTAAAAATGGAGCATAATAGCGCTGTTTATGAACTTGGTTCTGGCGATTATGCTTTTGTGGTGGAGCGGAAATAA
- a CDS encoding hypothetical protein (product_source=Hypo-rule applied; cath_funfam=2.60.120.260,2.60.40.10,3.20.20.80; cleavage_site_network=SignalP-noTM; pfam=PF00703,PF02836,PF02837,PF02929; superfamily=49303,49785,51445): MKRRFILFLCLTTMFCSLKAQQTEKLYLSGTGNDNIVNWDFFCTAGANSGKWTSIPVPSNWELQGFGKYNYGFNKEENKGKEQGLYKYKFKVPEDWKNRKINIVFEGSMTDTEVKINGKSAGQTHQGSFYVFRYDISELLKLGSDNLLEVKVFKHSANQSVNEAERKADFWIFGGIFRPVYLESLPETHIDRIQIDAKANGNFDAKLAYTGDADKVEVEVFTKDGKRFGDRFTTSIKKGTQSIMLSHQFSNPELWSSEFPNLYTATFTLVKNGKEIHQVSKKIGFRTIEVKERDGVYVNGVKMKFKGVNRHSFYPSSGRTTSKKISIADVLLMKEMNMNAVRMSHYPPDGHFLDVCDSLGLFVMDELAGWHGTYDTPTGTKLMKEMMLNDENHPSIIFWANGNEGGHNRELDHLFAEEDLQKRPLIHPWEVFGGFETTHYREFNYGIGNYDHGHNILMPTEFLHGMWDGGHGAGIEDYWNAMWNNPLSAGGFLWDFADQAVVRTDKNGELDTDGNHGPDGIVGPYHEKEGSFFTIKEVWSPVFVEKREMTAGFDGSFLLENRYAFTNLNQCTFNWKLKKLKAGTDAAFQSGKAEAPNIKPFEKGKLQVDLPSDWRNFDALYLTANAPDGKELFTWSFPITLPKDDAEKIIVKTASSKVNFKEDAKVYRVSANGIDLTLDKTLGLLLQAKNTKGIIPFSNGPILQEGVNNFKGFTQKMDGENLVISSKYDKKESWNTLEWTIYPSGWLKMEVKYFPSDYFTTFVGLNFSYPETEIKAVEYKGNGPYRVWKNRMKGAQFGIWKKDYNNSATGEAPWQYPEFKGYYSNMYWCEFIGKQQSFKVVTDREDVFLRLFTPKKSKDTEYDNMSPTFPNGDISFMNAISAIGTKTQKPETTGPMGMKNIYYDFDKAPSRALNMTLYFDFSGR; this comes from the coding sequence ATGAAACGCAGATTCATACTTTTCTTGTGTTTAACTACTATGTTTTGCTCCCTAAAAGCGCAGCAAACGGAGAAATTATACCTGTCGGGAACTGGGAACGATAATATCGTTAATTGGGATTTTTTCTGTACAGCTGGTGCAAATTCGGGCAAATGGACCAGCATCCCCGTGCCATCAAACTGGGAATTGCAAGGTTTTGGAAAATATAACTACGGTTTCAACAAAGAAGAAAATAAAGGCAAAGAACAAGGTCTTTATAAGTATAAATTTAAGGTTCCTGAAGATTGGAAAAACCGAAAAATCAATATTGTTTTCGAGGGATCGATGACAGATACCGAGGTTAAAATCAACGGAAAATCTGCCGGACAAACACATCAGGGCTCGTTTTATGTATTTAGATACGATATTTCTGAATTGTTAAAACTTGGTAGCGATAATTTACTTGAAGTAAAAGTATTCAAACATTCAGCTAATCAATCGGTTAATGAAGCTGAACGTAAAGCAGATTTCTGGATTTTTGGTGGCATTTTTCGTCCGGTTTACCTGGAATCGCTACCAGAAACACATATCGATAGAATTCAGATCGATGCCAAAGCCAACGGAAATTTCGATGCCAAACTTGCTTACACAGGTGATGCCGATAAAGTTGAAGTAGAAGTTTTTACGAAAGATGGTAAACGTTTTGGAGATCGATTTACCACTTCAATAAAGAAAGGAACACAAAGTATAATGCTTAGCCATCAGTTTTCTAATCCGGAATTGTGGTCGTCAGAATTTCCAAATCTTTACACTGCAACATTCACTTTAGTTAAAAATGGTAAAGAGATTCACCAGGTTTCGAAAAAGATTGGTTTTAGAACAATTGAAGTAAAAGAACGTGATGGTGTATATGTAAATGGGGTGAAAATGAAATTTAAAGGTGTAAACCGTCACTCTTTTTATCCATCCTCAGGCAGAACAACGAGTAAAAAAATCAGTATTGCTGATGTGCTGTTAATGAAAGAAATGAACATGAATGCCGTTCGGATGTCGCATTATCCACCAGATGGACACTTCCTGGACGTTTGTGATTCACTTGGCTTATTCGTAATGGATGAATTGGCTGGCTGGCATGGTACTTATGATACGCCTACGGGAACAAAGTTGATGAAAGAAATGATGTTGAATGATGAAAACCATCCGTCGATCATCTTTTGGGCAAATGGAAATGAAGGCGGACATAACCGCGAACTTGATCACCTTTTTGCTGAAGAAGATCTTCAAAAACGTCCGTTAATTCACCCTTGGGAAGTTTTTGGAGGTTTCGAAACCACACATTACCGCGAATTTAATTATGGAATCGGCAATTACGATCATGGTCATAATATTTTAATGCCTACTGAATTTTTGCATGGTATGTGGGATGGTGGTCATGGCGCAGGTATTGAAGATTACTGGAATGCCATGTGGAATAATCCACTTTCGGCTGGTGGTTTCCTTTGGGATTTTGCCGATCAGGCTGTGGTGCGTACCGATAAAAACGGCGAATTAGATACCGATGGAAATCATGGTCCTGACGGGATTGTTGGACCTTACCACGAAAAAGAAGGTAGTTTCTTTACCATTAAAGAAGTCTGGAGCCCTGTTTTTGTTGAGAAAAGAGAAATGACAGCTGGTTTTGATGGTTCATTCTTGTTAGAAAACCGTTATGCATTTACCAACCTCAATCAATGTACATTCAACTGGAAATTAAAGAAATTAAAAGCGGGAACTGATGCAGCATTCCAATCGGGTAAAGCAGAGGCTCCAAATATTAAACCTTTCGAAAAAGGAAAATTACAAGTCGATCTTCCAAGCGACTGGAGGAACTTTGATGCACTTTATCTCACTGCAAATGCACCTGATGGCAAGGAATTGTTTACCTGGAGTTTCCCGATAACACTGCCTAAAGATGATGCAGAGAAAATTATTGTAAAAACAGCGTCTTCAAAGGTAAATTTTAAAGAAGATGCGAAAGTTTATCGGGTTTCTGCTAATGGCATTGATTTAACTTTAGATAAGACATTAGGTTTGTTGCTACAGGCCAAGAATACCAAAGGTATCATTCCGTTTTCGAACGGCCCGATTTTACAAGAAGGTGTAAATAACTTTAAGGGTTTTACTCAAAAAATGGATGGTGAAAATTTAGTGATTTCATCCAAATATGATAAAAAAGAAAGTTGGAATACTTTAGAATGGACAATTTATCCTTCAGGCTGGCTAAAAATGGAAGTGAAATATTTTCCATCAGATTACTTCACCACTTTCGTTGGACTGAACTTTTCTTATCCTGAAACCGAAATTAAAGCGGTTGAATATAAGGGAAACGGACCATACCGCGTTTGGAAAAACCGAATGAAGGGCGCACAATTTGGCATTTGGAAAAAAGATTATAACAATTCGGCAACAGGAGAGGCGCCCTGGCAATACCCTGAATTTAAAGGTTATTATTCAAACATGTATTGGTGTGAGTTTATTGGTAAACAGCAATCGTTTAAAGTAGTTACAGATAGGGAAGATGTCTTTTTAAGGTTGTTTACACCGAAAAAATCAAAAGATACAGAATATGATAACATGAGTCCGACATTTCCGAATGGTGATATTTCATTTATGAATGCAATTTCGGCAATTGGCACAAAAACCCAAAAACCAGAAACAACCGGCCCAATGGGAATGAAGAATATTTATTACGATTTTGATAAAGCCCCAAGTAGAGCACTAAATATGACCTTGTATTTTGATTTTTCAGGTAGATAG